The Rhizoctonia solani chromosome 4, complete sequence genome contains a region encoding:
- a CDS encoding Retrotransposon-derived protein PEG10: MSPSFPPTLSPLPPALPLDLPLGQPPTLDACTPHTPWQPAPGHPLKPAPLDQGELGPLFPPASPELGKVSLEQVIRLLWGLQSQVNCIERTLLEQTKINQEVCTNAKNISQTVNVIKNGLAQLQHSWAPTPLKIKNPLQLRNSPGCAQTKPIGKVQPYLGDPAPIIPTGPPRHNPLSFFNPYPSLSFPSGPAPAAPTVPPATPAAPAAAPQATPALPPAHSTVKVDHPDAFKGKIGLEAKQWLTCMLAWMSSNQVPGRLWQPQCNPSSGAEIASLTQTALVLNTLLSSARCKWNLTGMTPHSVASLQGLHWEVQKQIATRERQPRTLRELQDAALIIDNALHEESQPPATGYPLSSNPNYVLEEERNCRRAEGLCVKCGKPRHKFAECWTGWKATPKEDKGKAKETAKIGKDSEYQLGKETLLWSHAAILGLKWLDAHNPEIDWNQRTLSFPHAPPEHVAIAKEEEANKNPLEGVPSKYHQYAKVFGEEFNKLPPHWHYNIGIELTEEGPLNSPLYSMTDAKSATLKDWLRDKLKARKICPSKLSISSPVMFTKKNMYLLPVMTHAFAGMSPDQATY; the protein is encoded by the exons atgtccccatcc TTCCCCCCCACTCTatcaccattacctcctgcaCTCCCCCTTGATCTTCCTCTTGGGCAACCTCCCACACTGGACGCTTGTACCCCACACACTCCATGGCAACCTGCTCCTGGCCACCCTCTCAAGCCTGCTCCCCTTGATcagggagagctgggacccctTTTTCcaccagcctcccctgagcttggcaaagtctcTCTTGAGCAGGTCATCCGCCTCCTTTGGGGACTCCAGTCCCAAGTCAACTGCATTGAGCggaccctcttggaacaaaCCAAGATTAATCAAGAGGTTTGCACCAATGCCAAAAATATCTCCCAGACAGTCAATGTTATCAAGAatgggcttgcccaactCCAGCACTCCTGGGCCCCCACACCCCTgaagatcaaaaaccccTTGCAGTTGAGGAACTCCCCAGGCtgcgcccaaaccaagcctattggcaaggtTCAACCCTACCTTGGGGACCCAGCCCCTATCATCCCCACAGGGCCCCCCAGGCACAACCCCCTATCCTTCTTCAACCCCTATCCCTCCTTGTCTTTCCCTTCaggaccggctccagcagccccCACAGTCCCTCCAGCAACCCCTGCAGCCCCTGCAGCAGCACCCCAAGCCACTCCGGCTCTGCCTCCAGCCCACTCCACTGTAAAagtggaccacccagatgccttcaaaggcaaaattggcttggaggccaaacagTGGCTAACCTGTATGCTGGCCTGG ATGAGTTCAAACCAAGTTCCTGGCCGCCTTTGGCAACCCCAATGCAACCCAAGCAGCGGAGCGGAAATTGCTTCCCTCACTCAGACCGCACTTGTGCTGAATACATTACTAAGTTCTgcacgctgcaaatggaacttgactggaatgacgcCGCACTCCGTGGCCAGTTTGCAAGgactccactgggaggtccaaaAACAGATTGCCACAAGGGAGAGGCAACCACGCACCTTGAGGGAGCTGCAAGATGCTGCCCTCATTATAGACAATGCCCTCCATGAGgagagccagccacccgccacAGGGTA TCCCCTttcctccaatcccaactatgttttggaggaagaacgcaacTGCCGCCGCGCAGAGGGTCTATGTGTCAAATGTGGCAAACCCAGGCATAAATTTGCTGAATGCTGGACTggatggaaggctaccccaaaggaggataaggggaaagccaaggaaactgccaagattggcaaggactctgagtaccaattgggaaaagagacTCTGTTGT ggtctcacgccgccatcttgggactgaaatggttggacgcccATAACCCAGAGATAGATTGGAACCAACGTACcctttcctttccccatGCGCCGCCAGaacatgtagccattgccaaggaagaggaagccaacaagaaccccctagaaggagtaccctccaaatatcaccaatacgccaaggtgtttggagaagaattcaataagcttccccctcattggcattacaacattgggattgaactcacTGAGGAAGGACCCCTTAATTCTCCTctttacagtatgacagatgccaagtccgccacactcaaggactggctcagggacaaattgAAAGCCAGGAAGATCTGCCCTAGCAAGTTGTcaatcagttcccctgtcatgttt ACCAAGAAAAACATGTACCTGCTacctgtcatgacccatgcctttgctggcatgtctcctgaccaagccacctactaa
- a CDS encoding Retrotransposable element Tf2 protein produces the protein MGYNNIQVKEGDEWKTAFRTKYGLYKSLVMTFGLTNAPAAFQHFMNKLFKELLDVCIIIYLDDILIYSKDDLFCKASKCTFHVTSVEYLGIIVSNKGFSLDKLKIQAVRIVLDVCGDGEPYNDKPTIYGDHAL, from the exons ATGGGTTACAATAACATCCAagttaaggaaggtgatgaatggaagactgctttccgcaccaaatatggcttGTACAAGTCCCtagtcatgacctttggcctgaccaATGCGCCCGCagctttccaacacttcatgaacaagctgTTCAAAGAGCtgctggatgtatgcatcatcatataccttgatgacatcctgatctactccaaggatgac ttattctgcaaggcctcaaaatgtaccttccatgtcacctctgtggaatatttaggaatcattgtctccaacaaaggtttcagcctggataagctcaagatccaggcagtacggattgtcctagacgtct gcggcgatGGGGAACCCTACAACGACAAACCAACTATCTACGGtgaccacgcgctataa